Proteins encoded in a region of the Quercus lobata isolate SW786 chromosome 8, ValleyOak3.0 Primary Assembly, whole genome shotgun sequence genome:
- the LOC115958593 gene encoding uncharacterized protein LOC115958593, translating to MTIADSLLELKVLVVKENSQLMEVFTHEGDAGVQKDVTLPQLEFMGLKGLPSLVNFCPKNCQFILPKLRELRVESCKNMRTTFTRNPDRSVLINGEVAQIDEPTGISTISPALTTCPANNDITWTGFNF from the exons ATGACCATCGCTGATAGTCTTTTAGAACTAAAAGTTCTCGTAGTAAAAGAAAACTCTCAATTAATGGAAGTATTCACACATGAAGGAGACGCCGGAGTTCAGAAAGATGTAACGCTCCCTCAACTAGAATTTATGGGACTCAAAGGTCTACCAAGCCTTGTTAACTTCTGCCCAAAGAACTGTCAGTTTATACTGCCAAAATTGAGGGAGTTAAGAGTGGAAAGCTGTAAGAACATGAGGACGACTTTTACCCGTAATCCAGACAGAAGTGTGCTTATAAATGGAGAG GTAGCCCAGATAGACGAGCCTACAGGGATTTCAACAATTTCTCCAGCGCTTACCACATGCCCTGCCAACAACGATATAACATGGAcaggttttaacttttaa
- the LOC115958594 gene encoding polyadenylate-binding protein RBP45-like, which yields MMQQQQQQQVPQQQSGWAQPQQAQAQAQYSAQQTAGSEEIRSLWIGDLLPWMEENYLFSCFAHTGEVVSAKVIRNKRSQISDGYGFVEFVIKKHLLS from the exons ATGATGCAACAGCAACAACAGCAGCAGGTCCCACAACAACAGTCTGGGTGGGCCCAGCCTCAACAGGCCCAAGCCCAGGCCCAGTACTCGGCCCAACAGACTGCCGGGTCGGAAGAGATCCGCTCTCTCTGGATCGGAGACTTGCTTCCCTGGATGGAAGAGAATTACCTCTTCAGCTGCTTCGCTCATACCGGAGAG GTTGTATCTGCTAAGGTTATCCGCAATAAGCGAAGTCAGATATCTGATGGTTATGGTTTCGTTGAATTTGTTATCAAAAAACATTTGCTTTCATAA